In Phragmites australis chromosome 16, lpPhrAust1.1, whole genome shotgun sequence, one DNA window encodes the following:
- the LOC133895394 gene encoding transcription factor TGAL6-like isoform X1, which translates to MELYPGYLQDHFNIHKLSRLPLATSGAPSRYMTSASVGGAMGIYGCERRRQQPFAAGVWGGEPFRPDSSSTQAAAAATVTGAMTTVDVIETEAKLGNRAQDDVPVDEAPPSSDSFGHDDARPKERDQKRLAQNREAARKSRLRKKAYIQNLETSRMRLAQLEQELTRVRRQQGVYVGASIGESTFGMTAPVVDSGVAAFEMEYAHWVEEQNKQVGELRTALQSHAPEIQLRILVDAGLAHYDALFRAKSVAARSDAFFVLSGVWRTPAERFFLWIGGFRPSELLKILAPQLESLTEQQASAVRALQQTARQVEDALSQGMDKLQQTLVEALMTVDSPDAAGGGGYAAQQMASAVGKLDGLAGFVDQADHLRQQTLRNMHKILTPRQAARGLLALGDYCQRLRALSSLWAARPREPA; encoded by the exons ATGGAGCTTTACCCAGGATATCTTCAAGACCACTTCAACATCCACAAACTCAG TCGCCTGCCCCTGGCGACGAGCGGCGCCCCCAGCCGGTACATGACCTCGGCGTCCGTTGGGGGGGCCATGGGGATCTACGGCTGCGAGCGCCGGCGGCAGCagccgttcgccgccggcgtgTGGGGAGGCGAGCCGTTCCGGCCCGACAGCAGCAGCACCcaggccgcggccgccgccacggTCACCGGAGCAATGACGACGGTGGACGTCATCGAAACAGAGGCCAAGTTGGGCAACCGG GCACAAGACGACGTCCCGGTGGATGAGGCGCCGCCGTCATCGGATAGCTTCGGCCACGACGACGCCAGGCCCAAAGAGAGG GACCAGAAAAGGCTCGCGCAGAACAGAGAGGCAGCTCGGAAGAGCAGGCTACGGAAGAAG GCCTACATCCAGAATCTTGAGACGAGCCGGATGAGGCTGGCGcagctggagcaggagctcacCCGGGTCAGGCGGCAGCAG GGCGTGTACGTCGGTGCAAGCATAGGAGAATCAACGTTTGGGATGACAGCACCTGTTGTTGATTCAG GTGTTGCTGCATTTGAGATGGAGTACGCGCATTGGGTGGAGGAGCAGAACAAACAGGTCGGCGAGCTGAGGACGGCGCTGCAGTCGCACGCGCCGGAGATCCAGCTGCGCATCCTTGTCGACGCCGGGCTTGCGCACTACGACGCGCTGTTCCGAGCCAAGTCCGTGGCCGCCAGGTCCGACGCATTCTTCGTCCTGTCCGGCGTGTGGAGGACCCCCGCCGAGCGCTTCTTTCTCTGGATCGGCGGCTTCCGCCCCtccgagctcctgaagatcctggCGCCGCAGCTGGAGTCCCTGACGGAGCAGCAGGCGTCGGCGGTGCGCGCGCTGCAGCAGACGGCGCGGCAGGTGGAGGACGCGCTGTCGCAGGGAATGGACAAGCTGCAGCAGACGCTCGTCGAAGCCCTGATGACTGTCGATTCGCCTGAtgctgccggcggcggcggctacgCGGCGCAGCAGATGGCGAGCGCGGTGGGCAAGCTCGACGGCCTCGCCGGCTTCGTGGACCAG GCGGACCACCTCCGGCAGCAGACGCTGCGGAACATGCACAAGATCCTGACGCCGCGGCAGgcggcccgggggctgctggcgctcggggactactgccaGCGGCTGCGCGCGCTCAGCTCGCTCTGGGCGGCGCGCCCGCGGGAGCCGGCGTAA
- the LOC133895394 gene encoding transcription factor TGA2.2-like isoform X2: MTSASVGGAMGIYGCERRRQQPFAAGVWGGEPFRPDSSSTQAAAAATVTGAMTTVDVIETEAKLGNRAQDDVPVDEAPPSSDSFGHDDARPKERDQKRLAQNREAARKSRLRKKAYIQNLETSRMRLAQLEQELTRVRRQQGVYVGASIGESTFGMTAPVVDSGVAAFEMEYAHWVEEQNKQVGELRTALQSHAPEIQLRILVDAGLAHYDALFRAKSVAARSDAFFVLSGVWRTPAERFFLWIGGFRPSELLKILAPQLESLTEQQASAVRALQQTARQVEDALSQGMDKLQQTLVEALMTVDSPDAAGGGGYAAQQMASAVGKLDGLAGFVDQADHLRQQTLRNMHKILTPRQAARGLLALGDYCQRLRALSSLWAARPREPA; encoded by the exons ATGACCTCGGCGTCCGTTGGGGGGGCCATGGGGATCTACGGCTGCGAGCGCCGGCGGCAGCagccgttcgccgccggcgtgTGGGGAGGCGAGCCGTTCCGGCCCGACAGCAGCAGCACCcaggccgcggccgccgccacggTCACCGGAGCAATGACGACGGTGGACGTCATCGAAACAGAGGCCAAGTTGGGCAACCGG GCACAAGACGACGTCCCGGTGGATGAGGCGCCGCCGTCATCGGATAGCTTCGGCCACGACGACGCCAGGCCCAAAGAGAGG GACCAGAAAAGGCTCGCGCAGAACAGAGAGGCAGCTCGGAAGAGCAGGCTACGGAAGAAG GCCTACATCCAGAATCTTGAGACGAGCCGGATGAGGCTGGCGcagctggagcaggagctcacCCGGGTCAGGCGGCAGCAG GGCGTGTACGTCGGTGCAAGCATAGGAGAATCAACGTTTGGGATGACAGCACCTGTTGTTGATTCAG GTGTTGCTGCATTTGAGATGGAGTACGCGCATTGGGTGGAGGAGCAGAACAAACAGGTCGGCGAGCTGAGGACGGCGCTGCAGTCGCACGCGCCGGAGATCCAGCTGCGCATCCTTGTCGACGCCGGGCTTGCGCACTACGACGCGCTGTTCCGAGCCAAGTCCGTGGCCGCCAGGTCCGACGCATTCTTCGTCCTGTCCGGCGTGTGGAGGACCCCCGCCGAGCGCTTCTTTCTCTGGATCGGCGGCTTCCGCCCCtccgagctcctgaagatcctggCGCCGCAGCTGGAGTCCCTGACGGAGCAGCAGGCGTCGGCGGTGCGCGCGCTGCAGCAGACGGCGCGGCAGGTGGAGGACGCGCTGTCGCAGGGAATGGACAAGCTGCAGCAGACGCTCGTCGAAGCCCTGATGACTGTCGATTCGCCTGAtgctgccggcggcggcggctacgCGGCGCAGCAGATGGCGAGCGCGGTGGGCAAGCTCGACGGCCTCGCCGGCTTCGTGGACCAG GCGGACCACCTCCGGCAGCAGACGCTGCGGAACATGCACAAGATCCTGACGCCGCGGCAGgcggcccgggggctgctggcgctcggggactactgccaGCGGCTGCGCGCGCTCAGCTCGCTCTGGGCGGCGCGCCCGCGGGAGCCGGCGTAA